Proteins encoded together in one Myxococcales bacterium window:
- a CDS encoding AraC family transcriptional regulator, whose translation MDRGHVTRVPTSPALARVVELGWAQAASPSSGARWERVVPTGKLHLVVRDGAPLRLATGGASLGAAIVGGPRQTSYDKDVSAPSSSVGVVLGLGVTGALFGVPASALAEQHVSLEDLVGAAEVSRLRDRVLSRHEPAARLAALEAWLEARVAASREALVDVRVARGLARLALSPTATVSTMAAASGLGVRAFGRRFMASVGLSPRAFGRVVRLGRTVARLAETSSGSDAALALEAGYADQAHLCRDLRVFLGMTPSEYRASRARHPNHVPLRDVRPIRSSHASTHEACSASAGAVRAHPRERER comes from the coding sequence ATGGACCGAGGCCATGTCACGCGCGTCCCGACGTCTCCTGCGCTCGCGAGGGTCGTCGAGCTCGGGTGGGCCCAGGCGGCCTCGCCGTCGAGCGGTGCGCGGTGGGAGCGGGTGGTCCCCACGGGCAAGCTTCATCTCGTCGTGCGGGACGGCGCGCCCTTGCGGCTCGCGACGGGAGGTGCGTCGCTCGGGGCGGCGATCGTGGGAGGCCCTCGCCAGACCTCGTACGACAAAGACGTGAGCGCGCCGTCGTCGTCGGTCGGCGTGGTGCTGGGGCTCGGGGTGACAGGCGCGCTCTTCGGGGTGCCGGCGAGCGCCCTGGCCGAGCAGCACGTCTCGCTCGAGGATCTCGTTGGCGCCGCGGAGGTGTCGCGCCTTCGGGATCGTGTCCTCTCTCGGCACGAGCCCGCTGCGCGCCTCGCCGCGCTCGAGGCGTGGCTCGAAGCGCGTGTCGCGGCGTCCCGGGAGGCGCTCGTCGACGTGCGTGTCGCGCGTGGCCTCGCGAGGCTCGCGCTGTCCCCCACGGCCACGGTGTCCACCATGGCCGCCGCGAGCGGGCTCGGTGTGCGCGCGTTCGGGCGTCGTTTCATGGCGTCGGTCGGCCTGTCTCCTCGCGCGTTCGGTCGGGTCGTGCGACTTGGGCGGACCGTCGCGAGGCTCGCCGAGACGAGCTCGGGGAGCGACGCGGCCCTCGCGCTCGAAGCCGGATACGCCGACCAAGCGCACCTCTGCCGCGACCTCCGCGTGTTCCTCGGCATGACCCCCTCGGAGTACCGCGCGAGCCGCGCCCGACACCCGAACCACGTGCCCCTCCGCGACGTGCGACCGATTCGTTCAAGCCACGCGTCCACGCACGAGGCATGCTCGGCTTCCGCAGGGGCGGTCCGCGCCCACCCACGAGAACGAGAGAGGTGA
- a CDS encoding FMN-binding negative transcriptional regulator, whose protein sequence is MHLPPAFRLDDPEAIDALVREVGLATLVGARDDGALEVTHVPLVLRRGPGDGATLVGHVARASDTWRVLDGRPVTAIFQGPHAYVSAATYTSPADQVPTWNYVVVHVEGTLRTTTGPELRADLEALACTFEGPEPRWSLGTLSLELLTALEAAIVGVRVEVTRITAKAKVSQNRSPEDRARVRAMLAARGDTASLALVAHMDAAEARRASR, encoded by the coding sequence ATGCACCTGCCTCCCGCATTTCGGCTGGACGATCCCGAGGCCATCGACGCGCTCGTCCGCGAGGTGGGCCTCGCGACGCTCGTGGGCGCGCGTGACGACGGAGCCCTCGAGGTGACCCACGTCCCGCTCGTGCTGCGTCGGGGACCGGGCGACGGGGCGACGCTCGTCGGGCACGTGGCGCGCGCGTCGGACACGTGGCGTGTGCTCGACGGTCGGCCCGTGACGGCCATTTTTCAGGGGCCGCACGCGTACGTCTCGGCCGCGACGTACACGAGCCCCGCCGACCAGGTGCCCACCTGGAACTACGTGGTCGTCCACGTCGAGGGCACGCTCCGAACGACGACGGGCCCCGAGCTCCGCGCCGACCTCGAGGCGCTCGCGTGTACGTTCGAAGGGCCAGAGCCGCGCTGGTCGCTCGGCACGCTCTCTCTCGAGCTGCTCACCGCGCTCGAAGCGGCCATCGTGGGCGTGCGCGTGGAGGTCACACGAATCACCGCGAAGGCTAAGGTGAGCCAGAACCGCAGCCCTGAAGATCGCGCCCGCGTCCGCGCCATGCTCGCCGCCCGGGGCGACACGGCGAGCCTCGCGCTCGTGGCTCACATGGACGCCGCCGAGGCCCGGAGAGCGTCTCGGTAG
- a CDS encoding PQQ-dependent sugar dehydrogenase → MKSAAKRPMAVGVVLTAVAAFAACGEDTLPEGPPLADARAPEAAAPPPPPVTDATPRDDGAPVRAKTGIDTRPANPTCLAPPRPPPPRRGFKLTEVFVGAGLDEPTGMAQLPGDRGRMFFIERAGKLVSIPTSGAPTKRVVATMPDPVTTVGELGMFGFAFHPRFAQNGYVYFLYFRPAPAPLVAEAVIVRMRSTDGGSSFGEATTIYGPFGFSTDHHVAGDLHFGTDGYLYASFGDDSDPTNGQKTTRVQSKLVRIDVDSASPYAIPDTNPFKSGGGEPSTFAYGFRNPFRFSIDPANGNVWVADVGEGAIEELDLAVAGGNYGFAEREGANCYPPEVQGCKTAGLIDPVIEHDHTNDKVFAIMAGPVYRGDAMPSHKGELVYWDFSTTKLFTLGADPRTGAPVSTLQAELGTTYLIDDIAEGDDHELYAVSLLGGVYRIEDASEDPVAPSLFPDKLSKTGCFSATSPRTPVEAMIPYDVAAPFWSDDATKERFFAIPDGTTIDVKPDGDLDFPPRSVLAKHFRIGGRLVETRLFVRHDDGEWGGYSYAWDEDERDATLVGANGRTSTFRGVPWTFPSRGDCFRCHTAAAGRSLGLELAQLNVDALYTRTNRIANPIATMSHLGLFTTPVGPAATWPSLPSPDGTAPIEARARAYLHANCSHCHRPGGGSPVAMDLRYTTSLAATKTCGITPTGSDLGIAGAKLVAPGDPPSSLLVRRMRSTTSSRMPPLGSRKVDEAGARVLEGFVRGLSACPQ, encoded by the coding sequence ATGAAGAGCGCCGCGAAGCGTCCCATGGCGGTCGGGGTCGTCCTCACGGCCGTCGCGGCCTTCGCCGCGTGCGGCGAGGACACTCTCCCCGAAGGCCCGCCGCTCGCGGACGCACGAGCTCCCGAGGCCGCCGCCCCACCGCCTCCTCCCGTGACGGACGCCACCCCTCGCGACGACGGCGCCCCCGTGCGCGCGAAGACCGGGATCGACACCCGCCCCGCGAACCCGACGTGCCTCGCGCCACCGAGGCCGCCTCCCCCGCGCCGCGGCTTCAAGCTGACCGAGGTCTTCGTCGGCGCGGGCCTCGACGAGCCCACCGGAATGGCGCAGCTCCCGGGTGATCGCGGACGCATGTTCTTCATCGAGCGCGCCGGGAAGCTCGTCTCGATCCCCACGAGCGGCGCGCCCACGAAGCGCGTGGTCGCGACCATGCCCGACCCGGTCACCACGGTCGGTGAGCTCGGGATGTTCGGCTTCGCGTTTCATCCGCGCTTCGCGCAGAACGGGTACGTGTACTTTCTCTATTTTCGCCCGGCGCCCGCGCCGCTCGTCGCCGAGGCCGTCATCGTCCGCATGCGCAGCACCGACGGGGGCTCGAGCTTCGGCGAGGCCACGACGATCTACGGACCGTTCGGCTTCTCCACGGATCACCACGTCGCCGGCGACCTGCATTTCGGCACCGATGGCTACCTCTACGCCTCCTTCGGGGACGACAGCGATCCGACGAACGGCCAGAAGACGACCCGCGTCCAGTCGAAGCTCGTCCGCATCGACGTGGACAGCGCCTCTCCCTACGCCATCCCCGATACCAACCCGTTCAAGTCCGGCGGAGGGGAGCCCTCGACGTTCGCGTACGGTTTCAGGAACCCGTTCCGCTTCTCGATCGATCCGGCGAACGGCAACGTGTGGGTCGCCGACGTGGGCGAAGGCGCCATCGAGGAGCTCGACCTCGCCGTGGCCGGCGGAAACTACGGGTTCGCGGAGCGTGAGGGCGCAAACTGCTACCCGCCCGAGGTCCAAGGGTGCAAGACGGCCGGCCTCATCGACCCGGTCATCGAGCACGACCACACGAACGACAAGGTGTTTGCCATCATGGCCGGCCCCGTCTACCGCGGCGACGCCATGCCGAGCCACAAGGGAGAGCTCGTCTACTGGGATTTCTCGACGACCAAGCTCTTCACGCTCGGCGCCGATCCGCGCACGGGGGCCCCGGTGTCCACGCTGCAGGCCGAGCTCGGCACGACCTACCTGATCGACGACATCGCCGAGGGTGACGACCACGAGCTCTACGCCGTCTCGCTGCTCGGGGGAGTGTACCGCATCGAGGACGCGTCCGAGGATCCCGTCGCGCCGAGCCTCTTCCCCGACAAGCTCTCGAAGACGGGGTGCTTCTCGGCGACGAGCCCCCGAACGCCCGTCGAGGCGATGATCCCGTACGACGTCGCCGCGCCGTTCTGGTCCGACGACGCGACGAAGGAGCGGTTCTTCGCGATCCCCGACGGGACGACCATCGACGTGAAGCCCGACGGCGATCTCGACTTTCCGCCCCGCTCGGTCTTGGCGAAGCATTTCCGGATCGGCGGTCGCCTCGTCGAGACGCGCCTCTTCGTCCGCCACGACGACGGCGAGTGGGGTGGCTACTCGTACGCCTGGGACGAGGACGAGCGCGACGCGACCCTCGTCGGCGCGAACGGCCGCACCTCGACGTTTCGCGGGGTCCCGTGGACGTTCCCCTCGCGAGGCGACTGCTTCCGGTGCCACACCGCCGCCGCCGGTCGCAGCCTCGGCCTCGAGCTCGCGCAGCTCAACGTCGACGCGCTCTACACACGCACGAACCGCATCGCGAACCCGATCGCCACGATGAGCCACCTCGGGCTCTTCACGACCCCGGTCGGGCCCGCGGCGACATGGCCGAGCCTCCCCTCGCCCGACGGCACGGCCCCGATCGAGGCGCGAGCGCGCGCCTACCTGCACGCCAACTGCTCGCACTGCCACAGGCCAGGCGGCGGCTCCCCAGTCGCCATGGACCTTCGCTACACGACCTCTCTGGCGGCCACGAAGACCTGCGGGATCACACCGACAGGGAGCGATCTCGGGATCGCGGGCGCGAAGCTCGTCGCGCCCGGAGATCCACCGAGCTCTCTCCTCGTACGACGCATGCGCTCCACGACGTCGAGCCGCATGCCACCGCTCGGCTCACGGAAGGTCGACGAGGCCGGCGCGAGAGTCCTCGAAGGCTTCGTCCGCGGACTGTCGGCGTGCCCACAGTGA
- a CDS encoding CoA-acylating methylmalonate-semialdehyde dehydrogenase — protein sequence MSNLPTIGHLIDGKKVTREGRSQEVFNPAKGTAEAKVLLADTETVKSAIASAEKAYPEWRNTPPLKRARVMSKLKVLLEANAEKICAALTAEHGKVAPDAMGELQRGIENVEYASYVTELLKGEHSRNVGPGIDSWSEFQALGVTAGITPFNFPVMVPLWMWPMAVACGNTFVLKPSERDPSSAMMVSELALEAGLPPGVLNVVNGDKEAVDALLDDPRVQALSFVGSTPIAEYIYSRGCANGKRVQALGGAKNHAVVMPDADIPNAVSALMGAAYGSCGERCMAIPIVVAVGDETADAIVAGLKAEIAKMKVGPGTDGSNDMGPLVTKAHFEKVKGYVDQGVKEGAKLVVDGRGVKVPGHENGYFLGACLFDHVKPGMVTYQEEIFGPVLGVVRVKTLKEAMDLINAHEYGNGTCIFTRDGEAARHFTDHILVGMVGVNVPLPVPVAYHSFGGWKRSLFGDLHGYGPDAVRFYTKRKTITQRWPSAGVREGAIFSFPSTK from the coding sequence ATGTCGAACCTCCCCACCATTGGTCACCTCATCGACGGCAAGAAAGTCACGCGCGAAGGGCGCTCTCAGGAGGTCTTCAACCCTGCCAAAGGCACGGCCGAGGCCAAGGTCCTCTTGGCCGACACCGAGACCGTGAAGTCGGCCATCGCGTCCGCCGAAAAGGCCTACCCCGAGTGGCGCAACACCCCGCCCCTCAAGCGCGCGCGGGTCATGAGCAAGCTCAAGGTCCTGCTCGAGGCCAACGCCGAGAAGATCTGCGCGGCCCTCACCGCCGAGCACGGAAAGGTCGCGCCCGACGCGATGGGAGAGCTCCAGCGCGGCATCGAGAACGTCGAGTACGCCTCGTACGTCACCGAGCTCTTGAAGGGCGAGCACAGCCGAAACGTCGGCCCCGGCATCGACTCGTGGAGCGAGTTCCAGGCCCTCGGCGTCACGGCCGGCATCACGCCGTTCAACTTCCCCGTCATGGTGCCCCTGTGGATGTGGCCCATGGCCGTCGCCTGCGGAAACACCTTCGTGCTCAAGCCCTCCGAGCGTGATCCCTCGAGCGCCATGATGGTCTCGGAGCTCGCCCTCGAGGCGGGTCTGCCGCCGGGCGTGCTCAACGTGGTCAACGGCGACAAGGAGGCCGTCGACGCCCTGCTCGACGACCCGAGGGTGCAGGCGCTGTCGTTCGTCGGCTCGACACCGATTGCAGAATACATCTACTCACGCGGCTGCGCGAACGGCAAGCGTGTCCAAGCCCTCGGCGGCGCCAAGAACCACGCCGTGGTCATGCCCGACGCCGACATCCCGAACGCGGTCAGCGCGCTCATGGGCGCGGCGTACGGGTCTTGCGGCGAGCGCTGCATGGCGATCCCGATCGTGGTGGCGGTCGGCGACGAGACGGCCGACGCCATCGTCGCGGGCCTCAAGGCCGAGATCGCCAAGATGAAGGTCGGCCCCGGCACCGACGGCTCGAACGACATGGGCCCGCTCGTCACGAAGGCCCACTTCGAGAAGGTGAAGGGATATGTCGACCAGGGCGTGAAGGAGGGGGCGAAGCTCGTCGTGGACGGCCGCGGCGTGAAGGTTCCCGGCCACGAGAACGGCTATTTCCTCGGCGCGTGCCTCTTCGACCACGTGAAGCCCGGCATGGTCACCTACCAAGAAGAGATCTTCGGGCCCGTGCTCGGGGTCGTCCGCGTGAAGACGCTGAAGGAGGCCATGGACCTCATCAACGCCCACGAGTACGGCAACGGCACGTGCATCTTCACCCGCGACGGCGAGGCCGCCCGGCACTTCACCGACCACATCCTCGTGGGCATGGTCGGCGTGAACGTGCCCCTACCCGTCCCGGTCGCGTACCACTCGTTCGGCGGATGGAAGCGCTCGCTCTTCGGCGATCTCCACGGCTACGGCCCCGACGCGGTGCGCTTCTACACGAAGCGCAAGACCATCACGCAGCGCTGGCCCTCGGCCGGGGTCCGCGAAGGCGCGATCTTCTCGTTCCCGTCGACCAAGTAG
- a CDS encoding VOC family protein, whose protein sequence is MIHEVFAYLRVESCAAAIRFYEEAFGAREKFRLVEPGGRIGHAELLFGDATVMLSEAFPEHGIFAPEGGKTSVGVHLHVDDADAVVARAVAAGAVIVRPIADHFYGERSGAVRDPFGHEWLIGHSIEDVSPEEMQRRYDALFVPNAP, encoded by the coding sequence ATGATCCACGAGGTGTTCGCGTACCTTCGCGTCGAGAGCTGCGCCGCGGCCATTCGTTTCTACGAAGAGGCGTTCGGCGCGAGAGAAAAGTTCAGGCTCGTCGAGCCGGGCGGGCGCATCGGTCACGCCGAGCTCCTCTTCGGAGACGCGACCGTCATGCTGTCCGAGGCGTTCCCGGAGCACGGCATCTTCGCTCCCGAGGGCGGGAAGACGTCGGTCGGCGTTCACCTCCACGTCGACGACGCGGACGCCGTGGTCGCGCGCGCGGTCGCGGCGGGGGCCGTGATCGTGCGCCCCATCGCCGACCACTTCTACGGAGAGCGCTCGGGCGCGGTGCGCGATCCGTTCGGCCACGAGTGGCTCATCGGGCACTCCATCGAGGACGTGTCGCCCGAGGAGATGCAGCGCCGCTACGACGCCCTCTTCGTGCCGAACGCTCCCTGA
- a CDS encoding response regulator — translation MNERRAALVARFRVGSIERARSAISVLSASEAPGAAAMRVLLGDLHTLKGEAGMLGFASLSELTHVIEGRLSVVRSAWPPPGHEAVLAALDAIVLHVPGELGPGTIADAAFVAALADLSSAPEPEPAPEPQGPSSDAAPSARGGPPSSEEPRSRPEVAPASGAAGVPAPSAVDPGYAIVRAAPIEALCERIDMLRASFGLLGAALGADASGAVVDALARVRLDLDDVTMRAWSFRLAPVEPFLSPLADHARRLARGMGKPLRVVVEAARTELERSVLAALEEPLLHIVQNAVDHGIEPPGERGDKPREAQVTIRAAALPGSVAITIQDDGRGIDTEAVVRAAVRSGRITPAAAAELGEHEALDLVFDHGLSTREAVSEVSGRGVGLDVVRARVEALGGTVELASSRGKGSTFTVRLPTKVWRERVLVIESGGVLFGFPARLVLRVVDAGDVVDTAVGPRLVFEGSPLPVVSFSTLVGAQVDVEPKALVLDVGGRLQAIRVERHHGEVDLVRRPADRLLGLFRVLQGSATLDDGRLVLLVQAAELARESARVSGARPVRRKVEAARKLALVVDDSLVVRTLVAELLTGLGLEVETASSGVEALSRVGRRVPDIVLSDVEMPEMDGFELLGKLRETHAHLPVIMVTTRGSLADRQKAAMLGADAYLVKTDFHSRELAETVRRFVGPP, via the coding sequence ATGAACGAGCGCCGCGCCGCCCTCGTCGCGCGCTTCCGCGTCGGCTCGATCGAGCGTGCGCGCTCTGCGATCTCGGTGCTCTCGGCGAGCGAAGCGCCGGGGGCAGCGGCGATGCGCGTCTTGCTCGGAGATCTCCACACGCTCAAAGGCGAGGCCGGCATGCTCGGGTTCGCCTCGCTGAGCGAGCTCACCCACGTGATCGAGGGGCGCCTCTCGGTCGTGCGCAGCGCGTGGCCGCCTCCGGGGCACGAGGCCGTGCTCGCGGCGCTCGACGCCATCGTCCTCCACGTGCCGGGGGAGCTCGGCCCGGGCACCATCGCGGACGCCGCCTTCGTCGCCGCCCTCGCGGATCTCTCGAGCGCCCCGGAGCCAGAGCCCGCGCCGGAGCCGCAGGGCCCGTCGAGCGACGCGGCGCCCAGCGCTCGAGGGGGCCCCCCGTCCTCGGAGGAGCCGAGGTCGCGTCCCGAGGTCGCCCCGGCGTCGGGGGCTGCGGGCGTGCCGGCGCCGTCCGCTGTCGATCCTGGGTACGCGATCGTGCGCGCCGCGCCCATCGAGGCGTTGTGCGAGCGGATCGACATGCTGCGCGCGAGCTTCGGCCTGCTCGGCGCGGCGCTCGGCGCGGACGCCTCGGGGGCCGTGGTGGATGCGCTGGCGCGCGTGCGGCTCGACCTGGACGACGTGACCATGCGGGCGTGGAGCTTCCGCCTCGCGCCCGTCGAGCCGTTCCTGTCGCCGCTCGCAGATCACGCCCGCCGCCTCGCGCGGGGCATGGGCAAGCCGCTCCGCGTGGTCGTCGAGGCGGCGAGGACCGAGCTCGAGCGATCGGTGCTCGCGGCGCTCGAGGAGCCGCTGCTGCACATCGTCCAGAACGCGGTCGACCACGGCATCGAGCCGCCCGGCGAGCGCGGCGACAAGCCGAGAGAAGCCCAGGTGACCATTCGCGCCGCGGCCCTCCCCGGGTCGGTCGCGATCACGATCCAGGACGACGGCCGCGGCATCGACACGGAGGCCGTCGTGCGCGCCGCGGTGCGCTCGGGGCGCATCACGCCGGCCGCGGCCGCCGAGCTCGGGGAGCACGAGGCCCTGGACCTCGTGTTCGATCATGGGCTCTCGACGCGGGAGGCCGTGAGCGAGGTGTCGGGGCGAGGCGTAGGGCTCGACGTGGTCCGCGCGCGCGTCGAGGCGCTCGGGGGCACGGTCGAGCTCGCGTCGTCGCGCGGAAAGGGCTCGACGTTCACCGTGCGGCTCCCGACCAAGGTCTGGCGAGAGCGCGTGCTCGTGATCGAGTCCGGCGGGGTGCTGTTCGGCTTCCCGGCGCGCCTCGTGTTGCGCGTAGTCGACGCCGGCGACGTCGTCGACACGGCGGTCGGGCCGCGCCTCGTGTTCGAAGGCTCGCCGCTCCCCGTCGTGTCGTTCTCGACGCTCGTCGGCGCGCAGGTCGACGTGGAGCCCAAGGCGCTCGTGCTCGACGTCGGGGGGCGCCTCCAGGCGATCCGTGTCGAGCGTCATCACGGCGAGGTCGACCTCGTGCGCCGCCCGGCCGATCGCCTGCTCGGGCTCTTCCGGGTGCTCCAAGGCAGCGCCACCCTCGACGACGGTCGCCTCGTGCTCCTCGTCCAGGCGGCAGAGCTCGCCCGCGAGTCGGCCCGCGTCTCGGGCGCGCGCCCCGTGAGGCGAAAGGTCGAGGCCGCCCGGAAGCTCGCCCTCGTCGTCGACGACTCACTCGTGGTGCGGACGCTCGTGGCCGAGCTGCTCACGGGGCTCGGGCTCGAGGTCGAGACGGCCTCGAGCGGCGTCGAGGCCCTATCGCGCGTCGGGCGTCGTGTCCCCGACATCGTCCTCTCGGACGTCGAGATGCCCGAGATGGACGGCTTCGAGCTCCTCGGCAAGCTGAGGGAGACCCACGCGCACCTCCCCGTGATCATGGTGACGACGCGCGGGTCGCTCGCCGATCGGCAAAAAGCGGCTATGCTCGGGGCGGACGCGTATCTCGTGAAGACAGACTTCCACTCGCGCGAGCTCGCCGAGACCGTGCGCCGATTCGTAGGGCCCCCATGA
- a CDS encoding chemotaxis protein CheW — protein sequence MSASFLPVRLGGSWLVLEARYVREVSKAIPWLAIGGAPRGFPGVLAWNGRAVAVCDLASVLEVDAPPLSPSELRARTVLLALEDDVVALPVDGAREAFSATDEGGRRTPVEGRPHVTELVEHEGVLMGKVDVEAIVLDAHRRARGT from the coding sequence GTGAGCGCGAGCTTCCTGCCCGTCCGCCTCGGCGGATCGTGGCTCGTCCTCGAGGCGCGGTACGTCCGCGAGGTGTCGAAGGCCATTCCGTGGCTCGCGATCGGCGGCGCCCCCCGCGGGTTTCCTGGCGTGCTCGCGTGGAACGGCCGCGCGGTCGCCGTGTGCGATCTCGCGAGCGTGCTCGAGGTGGACGCGCCCCCGCTCTCGCCGAGTGAGCTCCGCGCGCGCACCGTGCTCCTCGCGCTCGAGGACGACGTCGTGGCCCTCCCGGTCGACGGGGCCCGCGAGGCGTTCTCCGCGACCGACGAAGGGGGGCGCCGCACGCCGGTCGAGGGGCGCCCTCACGTGACCGAGCTCGTCGAGCACGAGGGGGTGCTGATGGGCAAGGTCGACGTCGAAGCCATCGTCCTCGATGCCCACAGAAGGGCGCGCGGCACGTGA
- a CDS encoding HAMP domain-containing protein, with protein sequence MSHKGVVGRVLASILGVDVFFGLLIPIAFVGSLGGPLGKVFAIHFAVLVVHVAVSVLHVSSQLAPVDLWLRTEPADRTDVMVRRAAVALQVLPKRQTLVDTSLFALAAVGTPVVLVTILHDEAVSARYYLPSLGAAASIVCGGSALLLPLVEALTSDLHAEIMAESAARKLDVTPAPASIPGRIAALALGLALAPLPWMVGIGYRTANDDARDVALEEARMAAAVSALGGAVGTVATESAVRVVDAADTSRCVSAARESSGVRLAGYVDVPNEAATACIERRDGRYAIAVVPVSGSRTTGFLVSSSAFLVVVGFWAPLVAFFFGRWIGRPVGRLAEATRRLSEVGDIGAMGALPIPYDDELGALTRSFNAFLGDLRNLSWGATSVAQGNLKVTISGRGDLPDAFRGMLERLRDLVRPLRETSVQIASAAAEIYSASQEQEAAATQQSAGMTEVSRTMESLSGSAAHIAESVRGVLADAERTRENTDQMASRIAELNAHATRIGELLEVIRDVADRSDLLALNGSLEATHAGEAGKGFSLIAGEMRRLAERVTATVDGVRTLLADIRASGSSAVMATEQSRKVAESTTEAARRITLVVQQQRSATDAVSASVRDVTTVVAQAAVATTQTRVSAEDLKTQADRLETLLRRFVIEASA encoded by the coding sequence GTGAGCCACAAAGGTGTCGTCGGGCGGGTGCTCGCCTCGATTCTGGGAGTCGACGTGTTTTTCGGCCTCCTCATTCCGATCGCCTTCGTCGGCAGCTTGGGGGGCCCCCTCGGGAAGGTGTTCGCCATCCACTTCGCCGTGCTGGTGGTGCACGTCGCGGTCAGCGTGCTCCACGTGTCGAGCCAACTCGCCCCGGTCGATCTGTGGCTGCGCACCGAGCCGGCCGATCGGACGGACGTGATGGTGCGGCGGGCCGCTGTCGCGCTCCAGGTCCTCCCGAAGCGTCAGACCCTCGTCGACACGAGCCTCTTCGCGCTGGCGGCGGTCGGGACCCCGGTCGTCCTCGTGACGATCCTTCACGACGAGGCGGTGAGCGCGCGCTACTACCTGCCATCCCTCGGGGCCGCGGCGTCGATCGTTTGTGGTGGCAGCGCGCTCCTGTTGCCGCTCGTCGAGGCGCTCACGTCCGACCTGCACGCGGAGATCATGGCGGAGTCCGCGGCGCGCAAGCTCGACGTGACCCCGGCGCCCGCGTCCATCCCGGGGCGCATCGCCGCGCTCGCGCTCGGCTTGGCGCTCGCCCCGCTACCGTGGATGGTGGGGATCGGGTACCGCACCGCCAACGACGACGCACGCGACGTCGCGCTCGAGGAGGCCCGCATGGCCGCCGCCGTGAGCGCGCTCGGCGGCGCCGTGGGGACCGTGGCGACCGAGTCGGCCGTGCGCGTGGTCGACGCGGCGGACACGAGCCGCTGTGTCTCCGCGGCGCGCGAGAGCTCGGGGGTCAGGCTCGCGGGGTACGTCGACGTGCCGAACGAGGCGGCGACGGCGTGCATCGAGCGTCGCGACGGCCGCTACGCGATCGCGGTCGTGCCCGTGTCGGGGAGCCGTACGACGGGCTTTTTGGTCTCGTCGTCGGCGTTCCTCGTCGTGGTCGGGTTCTGGGCGCCGCTCGTGGCGTTCTTCTTCGGGCGTTGGATCGGGCGGCCCGTCGGGCGCCTCGCCGAGGCCACGCGGCGGCTCTCGGAGGTCGGCGATATCGGCGCCATGGGTGCGTTGCCCATCCCGTACGACGACGAGCTCGGCGCGCTCACACGATCGTTCAACGCGTTCCTTGGGGACCTCAGGAACCTCAGCTGGGGGGCGACGTCGGTGGCTCAGGGCAACCTCAAGGTGACCATCTCCGGGCGCGGCGATCTGCCCGACGCGTTCCGCGGAATGCTCGAGCGCCTCCGGGACCTCGTGCGCCCGCTCCGCGAGACGTCCGTCCAGATCGCGAGCGCCGCGGCCGAGATCTACTCGGCCTCCCAGGAACAAGAGGCCGCCGCGACCCAGCAGTCGGCCGGGATGACCGAGGTGTCGCGCACCATGGAGTCGCTCTCCGGCTCGGCGGCGCACATCGCCGAATCGGTCCGCGGGGTCTTGGCGGACGCGGAGCGCACGCGCGAGAACACCGACCAGATGGCGAGCCGGATCGCCGAGCTGAACGCCCACGCCACGCGCATCGGCGAGCTGCTCGAGGTCATCCGCGACGTGGCCGACCGGAGCGATCTCCTCGCGCTGAACGGGTCGCTCGAGGCTACCCACGCGGGCGAGGCAGGCAAGGGTTTCTCCCTCATCGCGGGCGAGATGCGGCGGCTCGCCGAGCGCGTGACCGCCACGGTCGATGGCGTCCGCACGCTGCTCGCCGACATCCGCGCGTCGGGCTCCTCGGCGGTCATGGCGACCGAGCAGAGCCGCAAGGTGGCCGAGAGCACCACGGAGGCCGCGCGGCGCATCACGCTGGTCGTGCAGCAGCAGCGCTCCGCGACCGACGCCGTGAGCGCGAGCGTGCGCGACGTCACCACCGTGGTGGCGCAGGCCGCGGTCGCGACCACGCAGACGCGCGTCTCCGCGGAGGACTTGAAGACCCAGGCCGACAGGCTCGAGACGCTCCTTCGCCGCTTCGTGATCGAGGCGTCGGCGTGA